The Vicia villosa cultivar HV-30 ecotype Madison, WI linkage group LG1, Vvil1.0, whole genome shotgun sequence genome includes a region encoding these proteins:
- the LOC131643429 gene encoding cysteine-rich receptor-like protein kinase 25 isoform X1 yields MVSNTKLHIFFFLTLFIIFVSFATNSYADDPRFLYQVCSKYRFISNSTYQTNLHTLLSSLSSQATQNTQFFNNTVTSKNHSEPAYGLYKCRGDVPSSLCSSCVENATQSLSTNTECSFSVAAVIYYDECMVRYSNHSFFSTVTLAAGYVLASPTNMSNKESFNRLLYETLNKTADETSVKKFATREAKINIFQNLYCLAQCTPDIDERQCRSCLDGLINSDLPRCCAGAQGGQVVYPNCVIRFEIYPFYRSLTTPPTPAPVSSAKTAESKNGRSRTAIIVVIPIVVLAIVFATCFYCLKRKARKSRANILLQENFGQESTTLEGLQFDLAIIAAATNNFSHDNKIGKGGFGQVYKGTLRDGRDIAVKRLSTSSTQGSTEFKNEILLIAKLQHRNLVALIGFCLEEQEKILIYGYVPNGSLDYYLFGNQEQKLSWSERYKIIEGIALGVLYLHEYSRLKVIHRDLKPSNILLDERLSPKISDFGMARIVNIDQDRGITKRIVGTYGYMSPEYAMLGDFSEKSDVFSFGVMVIEIIIGKRNAESYESNHDGKGLLSYVWRQWHVETLLTTLDPYIKEKYSQIELIKCIQIGLLCVQENPNARPTMARVVSYLTNHSIKLPSPQEPAYLSYGMDQISVAQQGSSSGQSASSSKPYSVNNMSISISIPR; encoded by the exons ATGGTTTCCAACACCAAATTACACATCTTCTTCTTTTTAACCCTTTTTATTATCTTCGTTAGTTTTGCAACAAACTCTTATGCAGACGACCCTCGTTTCCTCTACCAAGTTTGCTCAAAATACAGATTCATATCCAACAGCACCTACCAAACAAATCTCCATACCCTCTTATCTTCCTTATCTTCCCAAGCAACCCAAAACACCCAATTCTTCAACAACACCGTAACTAGCAAAAACCATTCAGAGCCTGCTTACGGACTATACAAGTGCAGAGGTGACGTCCCTTCCTCTCTATGCTCATCATGCGTAGAAAACGCAACCCAAAGCCTCTCCACAAACACAGAGTGTTCATTTTCTGTTGCAGCAGTTATATACTACGATGAGTGCATGGTTCGGTATTCAAACCATTCGTTCTTCTCAACCGTTACTTTAGCAGCTGGCTATGTTCTCGCAAGTCCAACGAATATGTCGAACAAAGAAAGCTTCAACCGTTTGTTGTATGAGACGTTGAACAAGACTGCAGACGAAACTTCTGTGAAGAAATTTGCAACAAGAGAAGcgaaaataaatatatttcagAATCTTTATTGCTTGGCTCAGTGTACACCTGATATTGATGAAAGACAGTGTAGAAGCTGTCTTGATGGTTTGATAAATTCGGATCTTCCACGGTGCTGTGCAGGAGCGCAAGGTGGACAAGTTGTGTATCCTAATTGTGTTATCAGGTTTGAGATTTACCCTTTTTACCGTTCTCTTACTACGCCACCAACACCAGCTCCGGTTTCATCGGCAAAAACCGCAG AAAGTAAAAATGGAAGATCTCGAACAGCAATCATTGTTGTAATACCCATTGTTGTTTTGGCAATAGTCTTTGCTACATGTTTCTACTGTctaaagagaaaagctagaaaaAGCAGGGCCAACATTCTCCTCCAAGAAAACT TTGGTCAGGAGAGTACCACTTTGGAGGGATTACAATTTGATTTAGCTATCATTGCTGCGGCAACGAACAATTTCTCCCATGACAACAAGATTGGAAAAGGTGGATTTGGACAAGTTTACAAG GGCACTCTTCGTGATGGACGAGATATAGCTGTTAAAAGGCTTTCAACAAGTTCCACACAAGGTTCAACCGAGTTCAAAAATGAGATTTTATTGATAGCTAAGTTACAACATAGAAATCTTGTGGCTTTGATAGGTTTTTGTCTAGAGGAGCAAGAGAAGATTCTCATCTATGGATATGTCCCAAATGGAAGTCTTGATTATTATCTATTCG gTAACCAAGAACAAAAGTTAAGTTGGTCAGAGCGATATAAAATTATAGAAGGAATTGCTTTAGGAGTTCTTTATTTGCATGAATATTCTCGACTTAAAGTTATACATCGTGATCTTAAACCTAGTAATATTTTATTAGATGAACGCCTGAGTCCTAAAATTTCAGATTTTGGCATGGCTAGAATAGTTAACATTGATCAAGATCGTGGTATAACCAAGAGAATTGTGGGAACATA tgGTTATATGTCTCCCGAGTATGCAATGCTTGGAGATTTTTCTGAAAAATCAGATGTTTTTAGTTTTGGAGTAATGGTTATTGAGATAATCATTGGAAAAAGGAATGCAGAGTCTTATGAATCAAATCATGATGGTAAAGGCCTCTTGAGTTAT GTTTGGAGACAATGGCATGTAGAAACATTGTTGACTACATTGGATCcatatattaaagaaaaatattcTCAAATAGAACTCATAAAATGCATTCAAATTGGTCTATTATGCGTCCAAGAAAATCCAAATGCAAGACCTACAATGGCAAGAGTGGTTTCATATCTCACTAAtcactcaattaaacttccatcTCCACAAGAACCAGCTTATTTGTCGTATGGAATGGATCAAATTAGTGTTGCACAACAGGGGTCTAGCTCGGGTCAATCTGCTAGTAGTTCTAAACCATATTCAGTTAATAACATGTCAATAAGTATATCTATTCCTCGTTAA
- the LOC131643429 gene encoding cysteine-rich receptor-like protein kinase 25 isoform X2: protein MVSNTKLHIFFFLTLFIIFVSFATNSYADDPRFLYQVCSKYRFISNSTYQTNLHTLLSSLSSQATQNTQFFNNTVTSKNHSEPAYGLYKCRGDVPSSLCSSCVENATQSLSTNTECSFSVAAVIYYDECMVRYSNHSFFSTVTLAAGYVLASPTNMSNKESFNRLLYETLNKTADETSVKKFATREAKINIFQNLYCLAQCTPDIDERQCRSCLDGLINSDLPRCCAGAQGGQVVYPNCVIRFEIYPFYRSLTTPPTPAPVSSAKTAVGQESTTLEGLQFDLAIIAAATNNFSHDNKIGKGGFGQVYKGTLRDGRDIAVKRLSTSSTQGSTEFKNEILLIAKLQHRNLVALIGFCLEEQEKILIYGYVPNGSLDYYLFGNQEQKLSWSERYKIIEGIALGVLYLHEYSRLKVIHRDLKPSNILLDERLSPKISDFGMARIVNIDQDRGITKRIVGTYGYMSPEYAMLGDFSEKSDVFSFGVMVIEIIIGKRNAESYESNHDGKGLLSYVWRQWHVETLLTTLDPYIKEKYSQIELIKCIQIGLLCVQENPNARPTMARVVSYLTNHSIKLPSPQEPAYLSYGMDQISVAQQGSSSGQSASSSKPYSVNNMSISISIPR from the exons ATGGTTTCCAACACCAAATTACACATCTTCTTCTTTTTAACCCTTTTTATTATCTTCGTTAGTTTTGCAACAAACTCTTATGCAGACGACCCTCGTTTCCTCTACCAAGTTTGCTCAAAATACAGATTCATATCCAACAGCACCTACCAAACAAATCTCCATACCCTCTTATCTTCCTTATCTTCCCAAGCAACCCAAAACACCCAATTCTTCAACAACACCGTAACTAGCAAAAACCATTCAGAGCCTGCTTACGGACTATACAAGTGCAGAGGTGACGTCCCTTCCTCTCTATGCTCATCATGCGTAGAAAACGCAACCCAAAGCCTCTCCACAAACACAGAGTGTTCATTTTCTGTTGCAGCAGTTATATACTACGATGAGTGCATGGTTCGGTATTCAAACCATTCGTTCTTCTCAACCGTTACTTTAGCAGCTGGCTATGTTCTCGCAAGTCCAACGAATATGTCGAACAAAGAAAGCTTCAACCGTTTGTTGTATGAGACGTTGAACAAGACTGCAGACGAAACTTCTGTGAAGAAATTTGCAACAAGAGAAGcgaaaataaatatatttcagAATCTTTATTGCTTGGCTCAGTGTACACCTGATATTGATGAAAGACAGTGTAGAAGCTGTCTTGATGGTTTGATAAATTCGGATCTTCCACGGTGCTGTGCAGGAGCGCAAGGTGGACAAGTTGTGTATCCTAATTGTGTTATCAGGTTTGAGATTTACCCTTTTTACCGTTCTCTTACTACGCCACCAACACCAGCTCCGGTTTCATCGGCAAAAACCGCAG TTGGTCAGGAGAGTACCACTTTGGAGGGATTACAATTTGATTTAGCTATCATTGCTGCGGCAACGAACAATTTCTCCCATGACAACAAGATTGGAAAAGGTGGATTTGGACAAGTTTACAAG GGCACTCTTCGTGATGGACGAGATATAGCTGTTAAAAGGCTTTCAACAAGTTCCACACAAGGTTCAACCGAGTTCAAAAATGAGATTTTATTGATAGCTAAGTTACAACATAGAAATCTTGTGGCTTTGATAGGTTTTTGTCTAGAGGAGCAAGAGAAGATTCTCATCTATGGATATGTCCCAAATGGAAGTCTTGATTATTATCTATTCG gTAACCAAGAACAAAAGTTAAGTTGGTCAGAGCGATATAAAATTATAGAAGGAATTGCTTTAGGAGTTCTTTATTTGCATGAATATTCTCGACTTAAAGTTATACATCGTGATCTTAAACCTAGTAATATTTTATTAGATGAACGCCTGAGTCCTAAAATTTCAGATTTTGGCATGGCTAGAATAGTTAACATTGATCAAGATCGTGGTATAACCAAGAGAATTGTGGGAACATA tgGTTATATGTCTCCCGAGTATGCAATGCTTGGAGATTTTTCTGAAAAATCAGATGTTTTTAGTTTTGGAGTAATGGTTATTGAGATAATCATTGGAAAAAGGAATGCAGAGTCTTATGAATCAAATCATGATGGTAAAGGCCTCTTGAGTTAT GTTTGGAGACAATGGCATGTAGAAACATTGTTGACTACATTGGATCcatatattaaagaaaaatattcTCAAATAGAACTCATAAAATGCATTCAAATTGGTCTATTATGCGTCCAAGAAAATCCAAATGCAAGACCTACAATGGCAAGAGTGGTTTCATATCTCACTAAtcactcaattaaacttccatcTCCACAAGAACCAGCTTATTTGTCGTATGGAATGGATCAAATTAGTGTTGCACAACAGGGGTCTAGCTCGGGTCAATCTGCTAGTAGTTCTAAACCATATTCAGTTAATAACATGTCAATAAGTATATCTATTCCTCGTTAA
- the LOC131643431 gene encoding cysteine-rich receptor-like protein kinase 25: MVMPSKTIFLFIHVCFINFITIQANNNNNNNNFRWSSYSNIHETTPTSIFQINLKTLLSYLSSNATANKEFHNATVTDINNSSNTVYGLFMCKGDVPAHLCSQCVTNATSYCDWESGCSLYKDMVIWYDMCMVRYSDKYFFSTLDLFSSSLGSCSDVDVSNQTISKRLVSETLNEVADKAANFSIGVKKYATKEAIVSGLQNLYFQAQCTPDLSPQDCRKCLNESITQVLQNCNRDSNYVMTGDSQTSICYIRYDVYPFYRFINAPTLLELDPASNTTNSKFY, from the coding sequence ATGGTAATGCCATCAAAGACCATCTTTCTCTTTATCCATGTTTGCTTCATCAATTTCATAACCATTcaagcaaacaacaacaacaacaacaacaattttcgATGGTCTTCTTACTCAAACATCCATGAAACCACTCCAACCAGTATCTTTCAAATAAATCTCAAGACCCTTTTGTCATATTTATCATCCAACGCTACTGCCAACAAAGAATTCCATAACGCCACAGTAACAGACATAAACAACTCCTCCAACACAGTCTATGGTTTGTTTATGTGCAAGGGTGATGTCCCTGCTCATCTTTGTAGCCAGTGTGTCACAAACGCGACCAGTTACTGTGATTGGGAAAGTGGTTGCTCCCTATACAAAGATATGGTGATTTGGTACGACATGTGCATGGTGCGATATTCTGACAAATATTTCTTCTCCACTCTTGACTTATTTAGTTCATCTTTGGGCTCCTGCTCCGATGTCGATGTGTCTAACCAGACTATATCTAAGCGTTTAGTTTCTGAAACTTTGAATGAAGTGGCAGATAAAGCAGCCAATTTTTCAATTGGCGTCAAGAAATATGCTACAAAGGAAGCAATCGTATCTGGATTACAGAATCTTTATTTTCAAGCTCAGTGCACACCTGATCTGTCGCCACAAGATTGCAGGAAATGTCTGAATGAATCCATAACACAGGTACTTCAGAATTGTAATAGGGATAGTAACTATGTAATGACAGGGGATTCTCAAACTTCCATATGTTACATCAGATATGATGTGTACCCTTTCTATCGCTTTATTAACGCTCCCACACTATTAGAACTTGATCCAGCTTCCAatacaacaaattcaaaattctaTTAG